The genomic stretch CATGTTCTGCCATTTAGTGAAGCTGTTTGCTGTAGCCTATATAGCTTAGGCATGGAGTCTTCCTGCATTAGTAAATTTGCATCTGCTGTTCGAATGGTAACTAGGTAAATTGGTTGGCGATCAAATAATATTCAATAATTCTATTCTCCATATTTAAGATAGCTGGTACATTATCAGCAGTTAGCGGTTAAAACTAATATCACATAATTTACGAATCTATGCAAATAGTATAGATAAATGTCTGTCAATGTCAGTAAATGTCTGCCAGTAATTATGGAGGCAACATGgagacattaaaatataaatattaaatacgttaataatttatttgcttatttatCAATAtccatgcatttttttaaagtatcaaGTGTTTCTGATGAagttaaaaatgcattaataattctcacctcacacacactgatctgaTTGGAATACATTGGAATACATCACATCCAGTGTGTTGCAAACAATGTAGTTGCCTTGTAGTAAACTGTCCTGTCCATCAGCTGTCGTATGCGGTGTGCAGTGGAAAGGTGGCTTTAGACTCTTGAACCCCACTGTATTTTGACCATCTGCAATCCTGATCACTAGATAAGGTATTTGTATGAAAACCCACATTGGTCGAATAGTTCTCTTTCTCCTTAGCTTGGTGGCATGTCTCTGGAAGAGCAGACAGGATCGGCTCTTCTGTGGGTTCATCTGTCCACTCCTGGAGCTCCAACACGCCACATCTGAAGACCACACCTGCACTCTCACACCATGGCCAAACCCCTCAGAGAGACCTCAACAGTATGTAACTTACTAACCCACACCTGGCACTCaagttttgatttttgtttttttctggatGCATATCGCTAGTTGCTAGTCTTGATTAATTCATTTGTTTAGAATGAATTTGCTAAAACAACTGATATCTCACTGCGCAACTTTTTTAATATAGTGACAACGTCTTCATCTGCGTCTGCGTGTCATGCGTCCTCTGTGATAGTGGCTGTGGTGGAGGGACGTGGTTTAGCTCGGGGGGAGATTGGCATGGCCAGTATCAACGTGAAATGTCCAGAGCTGGTGCTCTCACAGTTTGCAGACACTGGAACTTATGCTAAGGTAAAGATGCATCCATTCTCCAAACTGCCTGTCTTCTGTAGGGTCACAGGTAAGGTAAAGATGAAACCAGTTGTTGGGAAAGCAACAAACATTATGAAAGcaatattttagtgataaaaaaaaaaaaaaacgccttCTGTAAAGCTAAGACAATTTCATGCAGTAGAGGACTATGCTCTTTATAAAACTGACACAAATGATATTGAATATTAATACAGGTAATTACCAAGCTGCATAACTTGATGCCTCTGGAGATTCTGATGCCAGACACTGCTAGTGTGAAAGGGCAAGGAACCAAACTCTACAACCTCATCACAGAGAGATTCCCGGTATCATACTTGTTTGCTGTCTCTATCTCGGCTATAAATCAGGGTTGGGTAACTCACACCATACAGACTGTAAATTAGCACTATTGTCAGAGATTCTGCCCACAAACTGAGTTTTAGAATTAGAATCTTATTTAACTGAGTGCAGAATATTTACCTCTTTTTTTACCTGTGCAGTCAGTCACATTTACTGCTGTTCTGAGGAGGTACTTCAACGAGAAAAAGGGTCTGGAGTACATACAGCAGCTTTGTGTCCCTGAGTTCAGCACTGTACTGATGGAGGTGCAAACCAAGTAAGCCATCCATCAATGATAAACTTTGGTTTTATGTATTTCCATGTACCTGTTTcaagtttttgttttagttCCAGGATTTTGGATGTACATGATAAGTCACATTATTTGTAGTGCTGCACTAGTATAAGAACTCCACCTATAAAAATACTCAAGATAGACATTATCTCAGAGGTGACCTTTCATTGTGACagtgtgaattattattattgacagtGTGAGTTTCAGTTCCATTTCAGAGTGATATCATTGTATCTCTATGAATACAATAATTATATTTGTAAGACAGGGGTGCAAGACTCTCAGCCCTGGAGAGTTTAGTTCCAACACACATAGTTTTCATATAAGCCTCAGGGAATCAGTTGTGTTTAATTAGgattgaagctaaactctgcagggctgtggccctccaggaagaGAGTATTGCACCCCTGATGAAAGATATATCAAAAATGATAAATATGACTGAAACAATATCAAATAAAACATGTTGTCTCTCTATAGATACTACTGCCTGGCATCTGCATCTGCCCTACTAAAATACTTGGAGTTTGTTCAGAACTCAATATATGCCCCTAAGTCACTGAAAGTGGTCTTCACTGGTAGTGAGCAGACAGCCATGATTGACACGATATCAGCCAGCAACTTGGAGCTAGTCGTGAACCAGAGAGATCACAGGTTAGAAATTAAAGACACAGAACATGATATTGCATAGATAAAATGACCTGCACAAAATCTTTATTACAGAATTCCACAGAAAACTTCACAGATTTCTATAGAATTTGAACACCTGTCATCCACAAAGATCTACACATCCCCTGCCCCATGTTCAGCTCCATTTCACACAGTTTATCGTATATTAATACACACCAAAGAATGTAAAAAAGTGAAGGTGTGAGAAGCGACAGTTcctttttttgtgcatttaaagtTTTGCCtaaactttaattaaaaactgtgcgcattatttttttttaaaaattcatgtgccctcataatctttaatcaaaataacttcccctccctcgtGCAACGACATCtcttcttctctgatgacgtgtttagtAGTGttagggcggggcaacctgtcattCACATGAGATCAAAGCAATAGCAagcatccaatcaattcccgatggacaaaatcaagtcctgctctacattttttcttgttcaagaagcatTTTTACTCGGATATATGTCATAATAAGGAAGAAAGGGCTATCaaaacttctgtttcatgccgactttaatgtCAGTATCTATATGCTGTTATATGCAGAAGTGAGCACACTCTGTTTGGGGTCTTAAACTACACTAAGACTGCCGGTGGGGAGCGGCGGTTACGCTCCAATATTCTTGAACCCCTGCTGGATGTGGTCACTATCAATTCACGTTTGGACACCATACAGGTGATCGCCTGTTATctgtctgtttttctttttctttttttcactcAGTTGTTCTGTCATTAGCTAATTAAATAATCTTCTCTTTGATTTGTTTCCAGGAGCTGTTGCAGAATGAGGAGCTCTTCTTTGGTCTGAAGACTGGTAAATACTACATTTTATGTGTCAGTTTTAGAGACTGTTTCAGATAGTTTTTCCACCTTGTTTCACCCTTTGAGGCTGCAGTTTAGAAcgattatttgtttattaggTCTGTATTGCACCACATGTGTAAGCAGCATGTACATGGTTTGCAACAGCAAGCTTATGTTGTGCTTTTATGCTAATGGTGTTTCTACTGTGTAACAGCAATACAGAAAAAGGTTATTTTAGGTCACTGTATTGAGAATTCAACCATGGTTATCAGGAGTGGCCCACTAAGAATTATGGCAAACATAATTGTCATGAAATCTTATTTATTTGAGGAGGGAGGCCACATTTACATTCAAATATTAGCCTAATTACACAGATCAGAACCCAAACTCTAAAGGCTTGGACTGATTTAAAATTGTTGAATAGAAAAGCTGTCTGTAACTTGCATCAAGCCATACAgatgtcttttttttcctcacaaataATGTGTCAGTAGCTTGCTTCATTATTGTTGGTTCCTTGATAACAGCCTATATTGCAAAAGACTATTGATAAATAGGCCTTTTCTTACATTTATAGAGTATTGAGTATTgacacaaaaaacaacaaaacaaaacatacaaaaacaaacaaacaggttCTGTACCAAAACTTTACAGCATATACTGTAAACTGTTaattcggttgttaagtctgacgtcacgcggcagcgcttccgagTCCTAACGcgctatctcataccacaagaaaacaacaaatggtgctaatatacacacacgatgtggtataatactacaaaaaattataatcataacctttatctccataccaaaattccagatggccagacaatgattcatcttttataaatcgttaaaatattaatgtctgtgacgctgtgagcacggagactgttgtgtagactgtaagtatttaaaatgtttaactttttaaaatgattgatgtttaatatgaataaatagtgctcataaacggccgtcgatggcattctcaagtgaaatgagttgaggcttggacccggaaacggcgttccttacgtcatgacttaacaagcggatatgGATGCCAAAATAAatatgcagtgtgaaacaggccttaCTTGTTATGTGTAATTTTTTGGTGCTCTCAATAGCTCTTAAGCTACAGGATCACACCTACCTAGAATTGCACCCACAATCTTAATATAGTAATGTTAAACAGATGCCTAAATGTTTGGCTGGCACCACTCCATGGAGGGACATTACTGGTATTGTGCTTTTATTCACAGCCATTTCACACTTTCTGGATATAGATGAGCTGCTGTCTGCTCTTGTTCAGGTCCCAAAGCAAGAGACGGTAGGCATAGGAAACACATTTTCCAGAGTACTGACCTTAAAGATGTTGCTTTCTTATGAGAGCGATGGGGTGGGTaattgatttcactttttttttttaaattgatctcaattttttaaaattcatcttAATTTAGAATATCATTGGTGAGAGAATTTTACACTGTCTACAGGTCTATACTGGAGAGAgacaaaaaagcaaaaacatcTGAATTAACTGGTTTTGTTCAagtcaaaaataatattttacctCATTGAATAAacctaaataaattaatttataccaACAAATCTATTTTTATGGGctaaatcaggtaaaaatagctctttaagttttaacaattacaggtaatacatttttacattgtagTTAAGTAGCAGGCAAAGTTCAGTAGATTATACATCCTTTAGCAAGAGAGAAATTTGGCTTATAAATTCAAGCTTTTCATCTTCATAATGACATTTAAACTATTGTTGTTTGAATTAGTGACCCTCAATAGTTTAGCAGTTACTCTGTAcaagagatttttttaaatgattttttcccATGTAGGTACCGGTGGCTGAAGCAAAAATAACGCAAGTAATTCAGCTAAAGCACATTCTAGAACTGGTCCCATCACTGAAGGTAACTtgtgcatttttaataaaatactgtcattaaaaGGCCTGTACAGAATCAcccatattttgatttttatgcattttggtcaGTGTAACTAAGGATGTAAATGTAAGCAAGTAAATTCTCCCTGATTAGACGGTGCTGCAGCCTTCCAAAACAACCTTGTTGAAAGCATATTGTACCTCACTTGAAGACAGTAGGTAAAAAGTTTTACACACTTAGCTCTGTGAAATATATTTGCATAGTTAAACAAGAAAGATGAGTCTGATTAGATGATGTGTCGTGCATACAACAATAACACAGGAGGCGCAGAAAGTCCCATGTGTGCCGAGATCAGTCAGCACTTTTATATGTGCATTTGATGGTTTAATTCCAGTATGCCGCCTATcaggttttattattttatctttaatgtttttcatttgtgttgGATTAGGTTCAACATCATTCTGGATCAGATCAAATCAGTGATTACTGATGACACCAGCTATATGAAAGGCAGTTTGACTATGCGCACACAGAAGTGCTATGCTGTGCGGCCCGATGTCAGCGAATTCTTAGATATTGCACGACGAGCCTACACAGAGGTGATAGACGACATAACAGGTGAGCTCCTGAACTTCAGTGGACTATGAAAAGGATGGATATGTAGGTTATTGTGAAATACTAATTCATCTGCACTAACCACACTGCCACAACATGTTAAATTACtgttaaatactttttattatttaataattttatcattaaatTTTAGTTCCTGAAGTCAActcatagggccctattttaacgatctaaacgcaaagtgtaaagcgcacggcgcaggtgcactcagggcgtgtccaaatccacttttgctattttaacgacggaaaaacggtccgtgcgccggggtgcatttttgaaatgggttgtccctattctcttaatgagtaatgggcgtaacgttcaataaaccaatcagagtgtcatctcccattccctttaagagcgagatgcacTCGCACCATGGCGggttgctatttacatggcggaatttgttaagtggccagtcaatctttcagtcgtctgcgttggatgcaggctttcaaatagctccgcgcgatgagtcagttaatatatatgtgtgtgtattggcacgattgttcaattaattagccaatttcgttcatcattataagtagtaataggctgaattgaaaataggtagcctaattctaatacacacaatgactattcatcattacatttttatatttatgtagcctacacaataatattcttttatactgtaatccttttgtttttaatatttggcatgtttgtgtgatgcgcatccctgtgtgtaataagcaaagtcaacgcgcactgtggacgtgcccagaggcgcagtttctaccagcgcgctctaacaaaaaaatgttgcgccattgactttagactttagaccaggtttgagttggtctatggcgcagtctattttcagctccttaaaatagcaatgcgccggcaatgcgcctgaacacacctcttttttagaccagcacgcccatgggcgcactaactggcgcaaatgcatttactaatttaaggacatggcgctgaacgggaaaacgcgaacggcgccggacgcaaactagcaaacacacttgcgctgcgccttgcgttgcattgcgccgggtgtattatagggctcataatgtttattaaattcataatttaataagaagTTTCTGAATTCCAAATAGGCATGGTAAATGTGGTTTGTCATGTGTGCATATGTTCAAATTAGTGCtgttaattgattaaaaaaaaaattaactaaaatcacacattttttctgtaaataatcgtgattaaaaacattggagtttttaatatttttgtattgtaataatttcacagttacactccaaattaatgtagaaacgacttaaagacagtatattttaaatatttgtttaatggcatctttttatgaatgaaggctaGTATCACTGACACTAATACTGCTACTGATGTCTTGttgcaattgttttttttttttttttaacattaattatagacattcaacattacagtataactgaAAGCTATCAATTCTAGCAGgtaggaaatatacagaaattgaataaagttatcaaacactttacagtcttcactgcataaattataaatgaaatatgtgttaatccttattaaagctacagttTTCTGTTACCTTTgatctttgattaacattaattacagacatcacagcaactgggttattaggctgctgtgactttaagagctgccgctGCCGAACATGATGCAGATCTGACACGCAtctcattgttttttttcacaaCTCTTTAAGCTCATTTAAGACTTTATTAAACTCATTTCAGACtgctcttatgaggatactcaacaaaacaggtattttggcataattctgtGTGTAATTGTTTGTTCAAGTGCGAAAGAGAACTGGATTCTGGCGTGTCTTTCTGTGCACAGGAGTCGTGTGTGTGTCACACAGACAcaacattcacagacagcgtgTTCTCCTTTGTCTTGTggtgcttgaatggtttaaaaacaTTTGCGTGAATAAGAGtgtgatcatataatgtaacgctAGCTAAATTATGACTGAAAAATGGATGATGCATTAATtgtgttaaagctgcagtccgggAGCCTCGGATCACATCAAATCgtgcaaaattattattattattattatgtaactttgttctcaaattgttaatgttaacaacatcggcattgcgtgactatctgtatttattgtgtattagcgttacctgtagactTCAATTTCCGTAGCTACTTGGCAGTCTGaaatcttttgcttttgactacaggtggattacaatctgccatcaaatgatacgtttaattattgcagctgctgtgagaaaaggctataaatgatctacCATCCTGGGACTcgtttatgtaaacagacgtgacgtaatgatgctgcatgctcgaatttcccgcggaaacccaccagtaccgctcttattagaaaacattattacaagcttgccgctgtgaatcgggctaaggtaaggagatagttttgaacactggctggttatgtacttgctcaaaaatgattttggataatttttaaccaaaaaaaagttacggactgcagctttaaatatttttaacctgttaaactgaaaaaaaaattattgtatgCATTAACAAATTAATTTTGATAGCCCTAGTTCAAATTAAATGCCACAATCGGTTATGCAGTCCATATAGTTTGTGATTAATCAGATCTTTCCACAATCCATCCTGTTTCTATGTTAGACATGAACATTAGCATTATTGATGTATTGTGTTGTTGCTGATCAGGACTGGTGGCTCAGCTTGGAGAGAAGCACAGCCTACCTCTCCGGACAAGTTTCAGCAAAGCACGTGGCTTCTTTATTCAAATGAAGCTGGAGGGCGGGATCTTACCTGGGGGGAAGTTACCAGAGGAGTTCATCAAAGTGAGCGAAAgacattaacttttaaaaaattattgaacattttcataagtgtttaatgtaacatatattaaatacataaactATGTGCATGTAAACAGTATAATCATTGACAAACATGATGATGCAAAATCTTCTTCAATAGACAATTATTGCACTTTCCCAGCTAAAGgttaaccctataaagcctataTCATATTTGATGAGGAAATTTTCTAATGCCTTTAAATGATCAAcactttgctgaaaaacctgttTGTACACAATTTTCTACATTCCTTCTGccatctgattgatagtttatactttttaatcaagtaaaaggccttttagtataattctaaaaatgtcCACCTTCAGGTCATGCTACACGTGCCTTTTTGATGgaaatctttactgattttgaaaaagtaaacacagcaataacttttatatttatatttcaagatGAAGCAACTTAGGTTTACTTAACAGGGCTgtacattaactttttttaaaatagcacaGATGTTGAAAGTTTTGTAAAACAGGCCACACAATTATTGCACAAGAATAAAATGCCTGTTACCATTTATGAAACCATAAATAGTGCAGTATTTATGTTATCAATAACATCAATAACCTGTCACATCAATAATCATTTAGGGGTGGGCAATGTgaccaaaacatttatttcttacagggtatttagttcatttttcatatatttatatatatgacacacacacacacacacacacacacacacacacacacacacacacacacacttcccaAAGGTGCtccattggattgagatctggtgactgtagtttttttttttttcttcttcatatTTTGTCTGAAGGTATTTTTTGATGATTACTTTATATGtaaggctttacagggttaaactGTTAAATAGCACATGCTTGCTAATGAGCTTAATCTCAACACTATAGGTGACTAGACAGAAGAGCAACTACGGGTTCACCACTGTAGACCTCATGAAAATGAACGACCACTGTGAGGAGGCTTTGAAAGACATTTTTCATATGTCTTATGTGTGAGTATATTGTAGCTCAAAGTAAGTTTGACTTGTGCAAGATGACTAGTACAAGAATGACAAAAATGTCTCATTTTAGCCATAGATCATAATATTTATGTGCACTGCAGGGTGGTGTCCAGGTTGCTGAGTGAGGTCTACGAACACATCCACTGCCTGTACAAACTGTCTGATTCTGTGTCAATGCTGGATATGCTGCTCTCTTTGGCTCACGCCTGCACTGTCTCAGATTACGGTACTGTTTAAGCACAATATAGGCGTAATGTAGAGTATTACATTTATGTGAGTACATGAATTTTTCATTCTTTAGATACTGATagcattgatttatttttatattatttaataacttatgtatttgtttccttTAGTGCGTCCTGAGTTCACTGACACATTGGCAATAAAGCAGAGTCGCCACCCCATCCTGGAGCGAATTTCTGGGACACAACCCATCTCCAACAACATCTACGTCTCTGAGGGAAGCAATTTTGTAATCATAACAGGCCCCAACATGAGTGGCAAGTCCACCTACCTTAAACAGGTGGCCCTTCTCCAGATAATGGCTCAGATAGGTACACAGAGTTGCTATTATATAAAAATCAGGGTTTGTTTGTTACTTGTTCACTGCTCTTTTGGTCATTAGAAAGTTCCCATACTTCCCATAATTCCCATACTCACAAACACAACTAATATAGACTAATAAGTGTGTGATGAGCAGGTTTGGAGTAGGTTCTAGGATAATGGATTAATTTGCGTGATTTAGCACTAGCTGTCTCCTAGTCCTGTGGGATCAAAACAACCTTattcaaaatgtcttctttgTCCCAGGATCCTTTTTGCCTGCGGAGTACGCCTCTGTTCGTATTGCGGATCAGATATTCACCAGAATAGGAGTGGATGATGACTTTGAGACCAACTCTTCCACATTTATGGTTGAGATGAAAGAGGTAAACTGTGGAAAATCAAGAACATTTTATTGATCTTTCATCAAGGAAAcctaaaatatgtatttacatgtgtatttttgtgttcattctgaAATAACCATGAAATTTTCTACTAGACATGAAAAGTATATAGCTATTTATGTATCAATATAGCTATATACTTTTATATAGATACATATACCTATAGGTCTGAAGCTAGTCTCACATATAGtattttctcatttaaataCTTAACTGCACTCCTAGGTGTCTTACATCATCCACAATGTAAGCGACAATTCACTCATCATTATTGATGAGCTGGGCCGAGGCACCAGTCCAGAGGAAGGCATTGGTGTCTGCCACAGCATCTGTGAATTCCTCGTCAATTATAAggtgctgtatttatttgatcaagagTATATTCGGTTTAATAGGCAAGAggcaaatagaaaacaaataatTATTCTTGTATACCAAACATATGTGACTAGTTACTCTAACATTGCTCAACTCAAAGTAAATCCATAAGAGGCTAACAAAACTTGTGCTGTAGGCCTTCACACTC from Megalobrama amblycephala isolate DHTTF-2021 linkage group LG5, ASM1881202v1, whole genome shotgun sequence encodes the following:
- the msh4 gene encoding mutS protein homolog 4 isoform X1, whose amino-acid sequence is MQMLCTSTEEVTPGSSSEPRPCSSTVTPHNLFSYSQVNRRQQYPQSSSGLLTSHGSDDVRNSRCAGSSNATDTMFTETTQTGAWWHVSGRADRIGSSVGSSVHSWSSNTPHLKTTPALSHHGQTPQRDLNMTTSSSASACHASSVIVAVVEGRGLARGEIGMASINVKCPELVLSQFADTGTYAKVITKLHNLMPLEILMPDTASVKGQGTKLYNLITERFPSVTFTAVLRRYFNEKKGLEYIQQLCVPEFSTVLMEVQTKYYCLASASALLKYLEFVQNSIYAPKSLKVVFTGSEQTAMIDTISASNLELVVNQRDHRSEHTLFGVLNYTKTAGGERRLRSNILEPLLDVVTINSRLDTIQELLQNEELFFGLKTAISHFLDIDELLSALVQVPKQETVPVAEAKITQVIQLKHILELVPSLKTVLQPSKTTLLKAYCTSLEDSRFNIILDQIKSVITDDTSYMKGSLTMRTQKCYAVRPDVSEFLDIARRAYTEVIDDITGLVAQLGEKHSLPLRTSFSKARGFFIQMKLEGGILPGGKLPEEFIKVTRQKSNYGFTTVDLMKMNDHCEEALKDIFHMSYVVVSRLLSEVYEHIHCLYKLSDSVSMLDMLLSLAHACTVSDYVRPEFTDTLAIKQSRHPILERISGTQPISNNIYVSEGSNFVIITGPNMSGKSTYLKQVALLQIMAQIGSFLPAEYASVRIADQIFTRIGVDDDFETNSSTFMVEMKEVSYIIHNVSDNSLIIIDELGRGTSPEEGIGVCHSICEFLVNYKAFTLFATHFLELCQLQTLYPNVENHHMQVQHVRAEDGRAERVVYTYQLSQGHSEERNYGIRAAEMTNLPEEVIEEAKTIAAKISQKLWAKHYSDPATINQRANYRLATRLLQTARNSRLDSEGLRHHLKGLKRQYEAELQNATESVENLEIEE
- the msh4 gene encoding mutS protein homolog 4 isoform X2, which gives rise to MQMLCTSTEEVTPGSSSEPRPCSSTVTPHNLFSYSQVNRRQQYPQSSSGLLTSHGSDDVRNSRCAGSSNATDTMFTETTQTGAWWHVSGRADRIGSSVGSSVHSWSSNTPHLKTTPALSHHGQTPQRDLNMAVVEGRGLARGEIGMASINVKCPELVLSQFADTGTYAKVITKLHNLMPLEILMPDTASVKGQGTKLYNLITERFPSVTFTAVLRRYFNEKKGLEYIQQLCVPEFSTVLMEVQTKYYCLASASALLKYLEFVQNSIYAPKSLKVVFTGSEQTAMIDTISASNLELVVNQRDHRSEHTLFGVLNYTKTAGGERRLRSNILEPLLDVVTINSRLDTIQELLQNEELFFGLKTAISHFLDIDELLSALVQVPKQETVPVAEAKITQVIQLKHILELVPSLKTVLQPSKTTLLKAYCTSLEDSRFNIILDQIKSVITDDTSYMKGSLTMRTQKCYAVRPDVSEFLDIARRAYTEVIDDITGLVAQLGEKHSLPLRTSFSKARGFFIQMKLEGGILPGGKLPEEFIKVTRQKSNYGFTTVDLMKMNDHCEEALKDIFHMSYVVVSRLLSEVYEHIHCLYKLSDSVSMLDMLLSLAHACTVSDYVRPEFTDTLAIKQSRHPILERISGTQPISNNIYVSEGSNFVIITGPNMSGKSTYLKQVALLQIMAQIGSFLPAEYASVRIADQIFTRIGVDDDFETNSSTFMVEMKEVSYIIHNVSDNSLIIIDELGRGTSPEEGIGVCHSICEFLVNYKAFTLFATHFLELCQLQTLYPNVENHHMQVQHVRAEDGRAERVVYTYQLSQGHSEERNYGIRAAEMTNLPEEVIEEAKTIAAKISQKLWAKHYSDPATINQRANYRLATRLLQTARNSRLDSEGLRHHLKGLKRQYEAELQNATESVENLEIEE